The DNA region AAAGTAATAATCTGGAAGTGTAGAATCGGATATAACATATTTTGATTTGGCAAGATATTTAATATGCTCTTTAGAGTTCTTTTTAACAAATTTAACGTTTTTATATTTTTTATATTTGTTTATGATGCTATTATCACTTAAACGAGTAATGGACCATACATGTGTAAAACTACCATAATCTGGATTATTTAGTAGATATCTAAATAATGCATAGGGATTACCCTCAATTGATTTTCCAGCTGAGGATTCATACAGGATCATTTTATTTATAAAGCTTTTTTTAGTGTATTTAGCAAAGTCACTGTATTTTTTAAAGTTTTTATTGGAAAAATAGCGCCTGTAAAAAGCATTATACTCTTTAAATTTAGTGAAATCTTTTATTTTTTTTGTTAATTTGGAGATATTCATAGTTAATCGTTTCCAAGCTGTTATAGTTACTAAAGTTGATAGTGAAATAATTAAAGATCAAAAACTTCATTATAGAAGTTTGACAATGTTTTTTCATTATATTTAACAAAATCAAAGTGTTTTTGTTCATACCCGTTTTCTATAAACTGTATCATCCCTTTTGCAATGCTTTTTTCTGAATTTTGAACCATTATACCGTAACTATCTATAATTTCTTTTGAATTTGGATTATCTATCGTAATTAATGGTTTATCTAAAACTAAAGCTTGCATTAAAGAAATATTTTTGTCTGTATTGAATAACGATATAATGCAGTCGCATCTATTTAAAATCCAGAAAGGATTGCTTAAAGAATTAATGATAATTATTTTATTATTTAATCCTCTCTTTAATACCTGATTTTTTAAATAAAATTCTAACGATCCGTTTCCAATTATATAAAGTCTAATGTTCGGATACTTTGAATGAACACGGTTAAATGCATTAATTAATTTTGAAACTCCTCCTTTGTAAATAAGTTTTCCTAAAAATACAAAATTAACGTAGCTTTCATTAGGTAAAGCAATACCTGAGATTTTTATTTTTTTATCAGACATTTCATATTCTTCACAATGATAGTTTATATTATCAAAGGTCTTTATGTTATCTTTAGCTAACTCTAATATATTTTTATAATCAATAGGGCATTTTAATGGTTTAAATGCGTTTTTTAAATCTGGAAATTCATTAAATATGGTTTTATCAATTAAATCAGGATCTATAGAAGTAAATACTTTATCATAATACTTGTATACTGAAAATATTATTTTAATATTTTTAGCTACTTTCTGTTTATTACTGTAAAAGATGTTTGTATAATCATTGCATAAGTAATGTGAATAAATATATTTTCGTTTAAAGTTACCAAAAGCAAATAAAATAACTGATGTTTTTTGACTTCCTCTAAAATCTAATACTGAATCAAAGTTTGAAGTACCAAATAACCTTTTGGCTTCATTTACATACAATTCTCGAGGAATATTTTTTTCAACAGTTTCATTGAATATTCCTTCTTCCATTAACCGATTATGCCAGAAGTAGTTGTGTAAAGAAAATCCAAAACCTCCAACTTTGTACAGTATTTTCACATCTTTAGAAAGTTTAAGAATATTTGTTTTGATGTCTTCGTGTGAAAATTGATCTAAAAATACATAAATATCGTAATTTTGATAATCTAAATTAGTTACTAAATTAATGAAATCTTTAGTTACTTCATTATTTAATAAAGAACTAGGATATAACAAAAGTTTTTTTCTTTCATCTTTAATTTTATAGACTTCATTTTCAGGGAATGATGCATTATTGAATATTAAATCTGCAACCCTTTTAGAAGCATTTCCATCATCGTTAGGGGCAAATTTCTTTGTGAAACTAGAATAAGTATTTACATATTTTTTCTGTATTGATTTTATATTCCTTAATGAATCAATTACCTCTTCTGAAGTTTCACATATAGGCCCTGGAAGTTCTTCTAAAGGTATGTATAATCCCCTTTCTTTAATATATTCATTTTTATCGTAACAAAAGAACAATACTGGTTTTTTAGTGCCTAAAAACTCAAAAAATACGCTTGAATAATCTGTTATCAATATGTCTGTTATTGATAACATCTCATTTATTTCTAGATGATCAGGTATGGCTATTTTTTTCAGCTCTGGACTGGCAAAACTCATAGTATAAGTATGTAATTTTAGAAATAGGCGAAATTTGGGGGGTAAATTGCCCTTAATTTTGTTAATATGATCAAATATCTCATTTACTGTATCATTTACAGAATTAGGTGATTTACCTCTCCAGGTCGGAGCATATAATACTATTGTCTCATCATCATTTATTCCTAATAACTCTCTGAGCTTTCGTTTATCAGTATTAAACACGAAATCTACACTTGGATATCCTATATTGGCAATATAACCTTGATATAGTGTGTAAACATCATGTGACCTTAATAAAACATCTGCAGTATATTTATTGGAGTTTATTAAATAGGAGGTGTGCAAGAAATTCCTTTGAACATTTTTATGATCGCTAGTGGTAGATTTTATATCTTTTCCCATATATTTGAGTGGTGTACCATGC from Methanobacterium bryantii includes:
- a CDS encoding CDP-glycerol glycerophosphotransferase family protein — encoded protein: MQLNKLIKDNKHFLKIRLGFFRRYLLNDNFKRNSLYNHYFNKLKVKKNVILYESSNAKRINGNPYALFRYLVDNPTYSNFTHVWSTNDLNSSIVKKYSSYKNVKFVLYNSKEYLKYLTSAKYLINDSTFPYYFIKKEDQIYVNIWHGTPLKYMGKDIKSTTSDHKNVQRNFLHTSYLINSNKYTADVLLRSHDVYTLYQGYIANIGYPSVDFVFNTDKRKLRELLGINDDETIVLYAPTWRGKSPNSVNDTVNEIFDHINKIKGNLPPKFRLFLKLHTYTMSFASPELKKIAIPDHLEINEMLSITDILITDYSSVFFEFLGTKKPVLFFCYDKNEYIKERGLYIPLEELPGPICETSEEVIDSLRNIKSIQKKYVNTYSSFTKKFAPNDDGNASKRVADLIFNNASFPENEVYKIKDERKKLLLYPSSLLNNEVTKDFINLVTNLDYQNYDIYVFLDQFSHEDIKTNILKLSKDVKILYKVGGFGFSLHNYFWHNRLMEEGIFNETVEKNIPRELYVNEAKRLFGTSNFDSVLDFRGSQKTSVILFAFGNFKRKYIYSHYLCNDYTNIFYSNKQKVAKNIKIIFSVYKYYDKVFTSIDPDLIDKTIFNEFPDLKNAFKPLKCPIDYKNILELAKDNIKTFDNINYHCEEYEMSDKKIKISGIALPNESYVNFVFLGKLIYKGGVSKLINAFNRVHSKYPNIRLYIIGNGSLEFYLKNQVLKRGLNNKIIIINSLSNPFWILNRCDCIISLFNTDKNISLMQALVLDKPLITIDNPNSKEIIDSYGIMVQNSEKSIAKGMIQFIENGYEQKHFDFVKYNEKTLSNFYNEVFDL